One window from the genome of Marinobacter sp. es.048 encodes:
- a CDS encoding TlpA disulfide reductase family protein, translating to MSVSIGPLSLSIGHLLLVIAFGLALLVGGILGRKYRVPVAGSVADIFVVAMLSARIGFVISYFEHYRNDLLGIIDIRDGGFDALWGVIGAIVFTGLLMWRRKSQRKPLATAALTGALFWAGTAGTITLIEQQARGMPDVTLRSLNGEVINMSQLAPGQPLVVNLWATWCPPCIREMPVLEEAQQIYPDIAFVFANQREQPETIRSFLEQNRLNLNNLYRDDQARLARAVGSNGLPTTLFYNAQGELIDSHMGELSRATLARGLEKIRAPDQ from the coding sequence ATGAGCGTCAGTATCGGTCCATTGAGCCTGTCCATCGGCCACCTGCTCCTGGTTATCGCCTTCGGCCTGGCTCTGCTGGTTGGAGGGATTCTCGGCCGCAAATATCGGGTGCCGGTGGCCGGATCGGTGGCCGATATCTTTGTGGTAGCGATGCTGAGCGCCCGAATCGGTTTCGTGATCAGCTACTTCGAGCATTACCGGAACGACCTGCTGGGCATCATTGATATCCGGGATGGCGGCTTCGATGCGCTCTGGGGTGTCATCGGCGCCATCGTCTTCACCGGCTTGCTGATGTGGCGCAGGAAATCGCAACGCAAGCCACTGGCCACGGCCGCGTTAACGGGCGCCCTTTTCTGGGCCGGCACCGCAGGCACCATTACACTGATCGAACAACAGGCCCGCGGTATGCCGGACGTTACCCTGCGCTCGCTCAATGGTGAAGTAATCAACATGTCCCAGTTGGCTCCGGGCCAACCCCTGGTGGTGAATCTCTGGGCGACCTGGTGCCCACCCTGCATCCGGGAAATGCCGGTGCTGGAAGAAGCCCAGCAGATCTATCCGGATATCGCGTTTGTGTTTGCCAACCAGCGGGAACAGCCCGAGACCATCCGTTCCTTTCTTGAGCAAAACCGCCTGAACCTGAACAACCTTTACCGGGACGATCAGGCCCGGCTGGCGCGAGCCGTAGGCAGCAATGGCTTGCCAACAACGCTTTTCTACAATGCCCAGGGCGAACTGATCGATTCCCACATGGGCGAACTGTCACGGGCAACCCTGGCCAGGGGCCTGGAAAAGATCCGGGCACCCGACCAGTGA